Below is a genomic region from Streptomyces sp. RPA4-2.
CCACAGACGCGTGTCCAGAAAGCGCCGGGCCCGCCCGAGGTCCGCCTCCGCGAGGCTCCCCATCAGCAGGGATTCGCCGGCCGTGTAGACGAGGTGGTCGAACTCCCCGACCCGCCCGAAGAAGGCGCGCAGCGCGTCCTCGTCGGTGGCGTCGAGGGTGTGCCCCTCGGCGCCGTCCGGCAGCCGCTCCAGTGCCGCGTCCACGCCCTCCTGCCGCCGCGAGGCGACGACCACCGCGGCGCCTTCCCGCGCGCTCGCCGCGGCGACCGCGAACCCGATGCCGGCCGTACCGCCGATGACGACGACGCGCTGTCCTCGCAGGTCCATGACGTTTCCCTTCACGTTGATCCGATGTGTTCCAGCCTGCGCCCACCTCCCCGCGGCCGTCCAAGACCTCTTTCGGTGTCGGCGATACCCTGGAGGCATCGCCGTCGGCGGGCTCGTACGACGAAGGGAACGACGGAAGGGACGGCCATGGACCTGGACCTGCGCAAGGTCCGCTACTTCGTGACGGTCGCGGAGCTGCTGCACTTCGGACGCGCCGCTGAGCGGCTGCACATCTCCCAGCCCGTGCTCAGCCGTCAGATCCGGGCGCTGGAGAAGGACTTGGGCACCGAGTTGTTCGTCCGGGACAGCCACGCGGTGTCGTTGACCCGGGCGGGAGCCCAACTCCTCGATGACGCGCGACTGTTGCTCGCGTCCGCGGATGCCGCCCGGCAGCGCGTCCAGCAGGCCTCCCGCGGCCCCCGCCGTCTCGTCGTCGGCTTCCGCGCGGGGATCGTCGTCACCCGGGCGCTGCGTGCGTTCGGTGCCCGGCACCCGGAGGTGGAGGTCAAGGCACGCCGAGTGGAATGGGACGACCAGGAACAGCTGATCCTGGAGGGTTCGGTCGATCTGGCCTACGTCCGCCGGCCGATCCGGGACGAGGGCCTGACGCTGCTGCCGCTGTACGCCGAGCCCAGGGTGGCGATGCTGCCGGAGGGCCACCGGCTCGCCGGCAAGCAGGAACTCGCCCTCGCCGACCTCGACGACGAGACCTGGCTGCGCTACTCCGACCCTCGGCCCGGGGACGTACCGATCCGCACCATCGAGGAGAAGTTCGAGTCCGTCGCCGCGGGGACCGGCATCACGCTGGTCCCGCACTCGGTCGCCGAGCAGTACTCACGGCCGGACATCACCTACGTACCCGTACCGGACGCCGAGCCCGACGAGGTGCTGCTGGCCTGGAGGTCCGGCCGCCGCTCAACCCTGATCGCGGCGTTCGCCGAGGTCGCGGCGGCCTCTCCGTCCGGTGACTGAGCGCGCGGATCCCGTACTTCGGGAGGGCCGATGCGCGCGATGGATCACTTCACCGCGGGAGTGAGGCGCCGGCGCGCTCCCCCGAGGGTTCCCGCCACGAGGGCGAGCAGTATCAGCGTGAGCCCCAGGAAGATCACGGGATTCACCCAGCCCGGCACCAGCTCGGTCCCCACGCCGTCCGACGTCACGCACTGCGCACTGACCGGCAGCGCTTCCCGCGTCACGACGTGATCGCCCGGTACGCCCTTCGCCGCACACATCTGGTCCGGGTCCAGGATGTAGAAGCCCGACATCACGCCCCACGCGTACGCGCCGCACACCGCCGCGCCGGCCATCAGCGCGACCAGCGCGCACGTCGAGGCGCTCGGCAGGTGCCACCCGCTGCCCGGTAGCCGCTGGTGGGCCCGTCGGGCGAGTGCCACGGCGGCGGCCACGAACACGCAGGGCGCCAGCATCGGCGCGAAGGCCAGGAACAGGAACACAAGGCTTGCCATGCCTGCCCAGACAGCGCAGGCGGATTTTCGGTTCCGCCGGTCACGTACGAGGGTGACGTACGAGGCGACCCCGTGCGCGGCTCGTCCCCGGTTCCCGCGCCCGTCCGGGCTCAGGTCACCTCGGTCGCCGTCGGCATCGTGCCCTCGGTCGTCTTGACGTCGATCACGGAGAACGCCGCCCCCTGTGGGTCGCTCAGCGCGGCGAACCGGCCGAACGGGCTGGTCATCGGACCGAAGCGGAGGATCGCGCCGCGCTCGGTCGCCTTCGCGACCGCCGCGTCGCAGTCGTCGACCGTGAAGTAGACGTTGACGTACGACGGAACCTCGGGCGGGAAGTCGTCCGTCATCCTCATCCGGCCCAGGACCGCGTCCTGACCGAGGTCGTAGAGCCTGAAGTCGATCGCGGAATCCTCCAGTTGCTTGGCGTGGTAGCCGAAGACGGCCGGGAAGAAGGCGTCCGTCCGCTCCGGCTCGCGGGTGAAGATCTCCGCCCAGCAGTAGGCGCCGGGCACGGCACGCGCCTCGAAGCCCTCGTGACGGCCGGCCTGCCACACTCCGAAGACCGCGCCGGCCGGGTCACGGGCGATCAGCATCGAACCGAAGTCGCCGACCGTCATCGGGTCCATCAGGACCTCGCCGCCGTGCGAGCGGATCTTCGCGGCGGTGGCGTCCGCGTCCGGCGACGCGAGGTAGAGGCACCAGGCGGACTGACCCTCCTGGCCGGGCATCGGCGGGACGACGGCGGCCACCGCCTTGCCGTTCACGTAGGCCTGCGTGTAGTTGCCGTACTCCGAGGACGACTCGCCGAACGTCCAGCCGAGCACGTCACCGTAGAAAACCTTCGCTGCCTCGACGTCACTGAACATCGCGTCCGCCCAGCAGGGCGTTCCCTCGGGCTCTACGGCCATGGTGTTCCACTCTTCCTCGTGCGGCGGGTTCCGGGGTCGCGTTTCGCACTCTGTCGCCCTGCCACGCTAGCCAGGCTCCGGGCCCGCCGCGCGCCGGCCGACGCCGCGTGGACCACACTGGAGAGGGCGCTCGGGTGGTCGTCGAGGGGACGGAACACGGGATGATGCACGCGTGGGAAGTGGCCCGCCCCGGGCCGATCGAGCGGGAACCGCTGCGCTTCGTGGAACGGCCGGTGCCGGTGCCCCGGTCCGACGAGCTCCTCGTGCACGTCCGGGCCTGCGGGGTGTGCCGCACGGACCTGCACGTCAGCGAGGGCGACCTGCCGGTGCGCCGGCCGCACGTGACACCGGGCCACGAGGTCGTGGGCGTGGTCGCGACGGCGGGCGAGGACGTACGCGGCTTCGCGGCCGGCGACCGGGTGGGCGTCGCCTGGCTGCGCCGTACGGACGGCATCTGCGCGTACTGCGCGCGAGGGGCCGAGAATCTCTGCCCGGCCTCGGAGTACACCGGCTGGGACGCCGACGGCGGCTACGCGGAGTACACGACCGTGCCGGCGGCCTTCGCGTACCGGCTGCCCGACGGCCTGGACGACGTCGCGTCGGCACCGCTGCTGTGCGCGGGCATCATCGGCCACCGCGCTCTGCTGCGGACCGCGCTGCCGCCGGGCGGGCGGCTCGGACTCTACGGCTTCGGCGGGAGCGCCCACCTGTGCGCTCAGGTGGCCCTCGCGCAGGGCGCCACCGTGCACGTGCTGACCCGTGACCCCGCAGCCCGGCGGCTCGCCCTCGCACTCGGGGCCGCCTCCGCCCGGGGCGCGTACGACGAGCCGCCCGAGCCGCTGGACGGCGCGATCCTGTTCGCGCCGGTCGGCGGCCTGGTCCCGGTCGCCCTGCGCGCGCTCGACCGGGGCGGGGTCCTGGCGGTCGCCGGGATCCATCTGAGCGACACCCCGCCGCTGCGCTACGAGAGCGAGCTGTTCTACGAGAAGGAGCTGCGCAGCGTCACCTCCAACACGCGCGAGGACGGGCGCGGCTTCCTTGAGCTCGCGGTCCGGCACCGGGTCCGTGCCACGACGCACACCTACCCGCTGTCCGAGGCACAGCGGGCCCTGCGGGACCTCAAGGCGGGCCGCTTCGACGGGGCGGCCGTACTGGTGAACGACCTGCCGCCGCGCCACTGAGCATGCGCGCCGGCCGCATTCCGCCACCGGACATGCGGGCCGGCCGCGTTCCGGCGCCCTCCCCCGGACGCGTCCACCCGGCCTCAGCCGGTGACGTCGACCCGTACCGTCATCAGTCCCGCGCCCATCGCGCGCACCGCCACGCTGTTGAACCGGGGCAGACTCCTGAGGCGCGCACGGGCGTCGTCCTGCGGCATCAGGTGGGCGATGCCGGCGTACCACCGGCCCCTGACCCGGATCCGCACCCGTGGGTCCGCCTTGATGTTCCGCACGTACTGCGACCGCTCGCCGTACTCGCTGACGAACCAGAACTCCCGCCCCGTCAGGCGGCCGCCGACCGGTGTCCGGCGCGGCAGCCCCGAGGCGCGCCCCGTGGTCTCCAGCAGGGTCTGGACGGGCAGCCGCCGCAGCAGCGGATTGCCGATCCGCCGCTGGAACGCCGTGACCGTCCGGTACTTCAGCTCGGGGTAGCGGGACATGCGAGACCTCTTCCGTTCGGTACCCGTCACCGGTCCGGGTGGTCGGGCAACCGTCTCACGACCGCTCGGCGAGTTCGGTGCCGACCAGGCGGTCGACGAGGCCGCGCGCGTCCACGGTGCTCAACGGGGGGGCCCGGCAAGGTCGTTGGAGCACGAGGCGCTACTCCCCCGCGTACGCCTTCTCCAGGGCGACGATGTCCAGCTTGGACATCCGCAGCATCGCCTGGGTCGTGCGGGCGGCCTTCTCCGGGTCCGGATCGCTGATCAGGTCGATGAGCCGGGACGGGACGACCTGCCAGGACAGGCCGTACTTGTCCTTGATCCAGCCACAGGGTCCGGCCTCGCCGCCGTCGTCGGCGAACTTCTTCCAGTAGTGGTCGACCTCCTCCTGGTCGTCGCAGTGGATCTGGAACGAGATCGCCTCGTCGAACGTGAACTGCGGGCCCCCGTTCAGCGCGACGAACCGCTGCCCGTTGGCCACGAACTCGGCCGCCAGCACGGTGCCGGCCGGCCCGGGGCCGGCCTCCGTGTAGCGGCCGACCCTGCCGAGCCGGGAGTTCTTGAAGATCGATACGTAGTAGTGGGCGGCCTCCTCGGCCTGGCCGTCGAACCACAGACAGGTGGTGAAACCCTCGGCGGACATGCGTACCTCCTCGGACGGGGAACATCGGTCACCTGTGCAGACCGATCGTCGCCGCAAAACTCATCGGTGGCACGCACCTACCGGCCACCGGGCCGAGAACCCGTCGGACACGCACCGACCGTGTCGCCCGTACGGTGGCGTCACGGTCGCCGCCGCGGTCTCGGTCGCGGTCTCGGGAGCCGCGCCACGCCGGGCGAAATCCAGCGGCGTGGGCGGGCGGCCCGGCGTTAGCATGCGCGGACATGACCTCTTCGGACGCCCCCCGCATCGAACCGTTCACCGTCGACTTCCCGCAGAGCGACCTCGACGACCTGCACCGACGCCTCGACCACATCCGCTGGCCCGACGAACTGCCGGGGGTCGGCTGGGCGTACGGCGTGCCCCGGGAGTACCTGCGGGAGCTCGTACGGTACTGGCGGCACACCTATGACTGGCGGGCGGCGCAGGACCGGCTGAACACATGGCCGCAGTTCACGACGGAGATCGACGGTGCGCGGGTCCACTTCGCGTACATCCGCTCGCCGGAACCCTCGGCGACCCCGCTGATCATGACGCACGGCTGGCCGGGCTCGATCGTCGAGTTCACCGACGTCGTCGGCCCGTTGACCGATCCGCGCGCGCACGGCGGCGATCCGGCCGACGCGTTCCATCTGGTCGTGCCGAGCATTCCCGGTTTCGGACTCTCCGGGCCGACCCGGGACACCGGCTGGGAGTTCCGGCGGGTGGCCGCCGCGTTCGCCGAGCTGATGACGCGGCTCGGCCACCCGCGTTTCGGTGCCCAGGGCGGGGACTGGGGCGGCGCCATCTCCCGTGAGCTGGGCCGGGCCTTCCCCGAGCGGCTCATCGGCGTCCACCTGAATCTGCTGCCCGGTTCGTCCGCGCAGACCGAACCGAGCGACGGTGAACTGGCCGCGCTGAGCCCCGAGGAGCGCGAGCGCGCCCTGACCTCGTGGCGGCGGACCCAGGAGTGGCGGCGGGACGAAGCCGGGTACGCCGAGCTCCAGTCGACCCGGCCGCAGACCCTCGGCTACGCGCTCACGGACTCCCCGGTCGGTCAACTCGCGTGGATCGTCGAGAAGTTCAGGCAGTGGACGGATGCCGAGGACCGCCCGGAGGAAGCCGTCGACCGGGACCTGATGCTGACGAACGTGATGCTGTACTGGCTCACCGGCACGGCCGGGTCCTCGGCCCGCATCTACTACGAGCGGGCGCACGCGGACTACCAGGGTGCCCAGCCCGGCGTCTCGACCGCGCCGACCGCGCTGGCGGTCTTCCCGCACGAACCCTTCGTACCGCTGCGGCACATCGCGGAGCGCACGAACAACATCGTGCGGTGGACGGAGTTCGACCGGGGCGGCCATTTCGCCGCGGCCGAGCAGCCGGGGCTCCTGGCCGACGACGTACGGGCCTTCTTCAGGTCGCTGCGCGCCTCTGCCCACAGCGAATCTGCCAGGGGCCGAGAAAGCTGACCCGGGCGGGACTTCGGTCCGATGGTGGAGATCGCGGCACTGCCCGCCGCACCACCACGAGGAGGACCGATGACCGCATTCGTCAACGGCTGGGGCCCGTCCCACCGGCCGCGCGCCGAGGAGGGCGAGACCCCGCCGACACGCTTCGACGACCATCTGGCCGCGCAACTGCTCGCCCAGCGGATCGTCCTCCTCGGCACCCAGGTCGACGAGGTCTCCGCGAACCGGGTCTGCGCCCAGTTGCTCGTCCTGTCCGCGGAGGACCCGCGCACCGACATCAGCCTGTACATCAACAGTCCGGGCGGGTCGGTGACCGCGGGCCTCGCGATCTACGACACCATGCGGCTGGTCCCGAACGACGTGTCGACGCTTGTCATGGGGTTCGCCGCGAGCATGGGGCAGTTCCTGCTCAGTGTGGGCACGCACGGCAAGCGCTACGCGCTCCCCAACGCGCGGATCATGATGCACCAGCCCTCGGCGGGCATCGGGGGCAGCA
It encodes:
- a CDS encoding LysR family transcriptional regulator, translated to MDLDLRKVRYFVTVAELLHFGRAAERLHISQPVLSRQIRALEKDLGTELFVRDSHAVSLTRAGAQLLDDARLLLASADAARQRVQQASRGPRRLVVGFRAGIVVTRALRAFGARHPEVEVKARRVEWDDQEQLILEGSVDLAYVRRPIRDEGLTLLPLYAEPRVAMLPEGHRLAGKQELALADLDDETWLRYSDPRPGDVPIRTIEEKFESVAAGTGITLVPHSVAEQYSRPDITYVPVPDAEPDEVLLAWRSGRRSTLIAAFAEVAAASPSGD
- a CDS encoding VOC family protein; translated protein: MAVEPEGTPCWADAMFSDVEAAKVFYGDVLGWTFGESSSEYGNYTQAYVNGKAVAAVVPPMPGQEGQSAWCLYLASPDADATAAKIRSHGGEVLMDPMTVGDFGSMLIARDPAGAVFGVWQAGRHEGFEARAVPGAYCWAEIFTREPERTDAFFPAVFGYHAKQLEDSAIDFRLYDLGQDAVLGRMRMTDDFPPEVPSYVNVYFTVDDCDAAVAKATERGAILRFGPMTSPFGRFAALSDPQGAAFSVIDVKTTEGTMPTATEVT
- a CDS encoding zinc-binding alcohol dehydrogenase family protein, whose product is MHAWEVARPGPIEREPLRFVERPVPVPRSDELLVHVRACGVCRTDLHVSEGDLPVRRPHVTPGHEVVGVVATAGEDVRGFAAGDRVGVAWLRRTDGICAYCARGAENLCPASEYTGWDADGGYAEYTTVPAAFAYRLPDGLDDVASAPLLCAGIIGHRALLRTALPPGGRLGLYGFGGSAHLCAQVALAQGATVHVLTRDPAARRLALALGAASARGAYDEPPEPLDGAILFAPVGGLVPVALRALDRGGVLAVAGIHLSDTPPLRYESELFYEKELRSVTSNTREDGRGFLELAVRHRVRATTHTYPLSEAQRALRDLKAGRFDGAAVLVNDLPPRH
- a CDS encoding nitroreductase/quinone reductase family protein, whose translation is MSRYPELKYRTVTAFQRRIGNPLLRRLPVQTLLETTGRASGLPRRTPVGGRLTGREFWFVSEYGERSQYVRNIKADPRVRIRVRGRWYAGIAHLMPQDDARARLRSLPRFNSVAVRAMGAGLMTVRVDVTG
- a CDS encoding VOC family protein produces the protein MSAEGFTTCLWFDGQAEEAAHYYVSIFKNSRLGRVGRYTEAGPGPAGTVLAAEFVANGQRFVALNGGPQFTFDEAISFQIHCDDQEEVDHYWKKFADDGGEAGPCGWIKDKYGLSWQVVPSRLIDLISDPDPEKAARTTQAMLRMSKLDIVALEKAYAGE
- a CDS encoding epoxide hydrolase family protein, with protein sequence MTSSDAPRIEPFTVDFPQSDLDDLHRRLDHIRWPDELPGVGWAYGVPREYLRELVRYWRHTYDWRAAQDRLNTWPQFTTEIDGARVHFAYIRSPEPSATPLIMTHGWPGSIVEFTDVVGPLTDPRAHGGDPADAFHLVVPSIPGFGLSGPTRDTGWEFRRVAAAFAELMTRLGHPRFGAQGGDWGGAISRELGRAFPERLIGVHLNLLPGSSAQTEPSDGELAALSPEERERALTSWRRTQEWRRDEAGYAELQSTRPQTLGYALTDSPVGQLAWIVEKFRQWTDAEDRPEEAVDRDLMLTNVMLYWLTGTAGSSARIYYERAHADYQGAQPGVSTAPTALAVFPHEPFVPLRHIAERTNNIVRWTEFDRGGHFAAAEQPGLLADDVRAFFRSLRASAHSESARGRES
- a CDS encoding ATP-dependent Clp protease proteolytic subunit is translated as MTAFVNGWGPSHRPRAEEGETPPTRFDDHLAAQLLAQRIVLLGTQVDEVSANRVCAQLLVLSAEDPRTDISLYINSPGGSVTAGLAIYDTMRLVPNDVSTLVMGFAASMGQFLLSVGTHGKRYALPNARIMMHQPSAGIGGSTADIEIQAQNLEFTKSAIERITAAHTGQSEETISRDGDRDRWFTAEQAREYGMVDRVVESLDDVRPAASRRRMGL